The Patescibacteria group bacterium genomic interval TACCTTACCCAAAGGCAAGTCGATTAATGTTTATGAAGGTATTAAATAACAGATATGTCCATCAAGATTTATAAACCAACAACTCCCGGGCGTCGTCAGACTTCGGTCTTGACCCGCCAAGATATTACCGCCACTAAGCCGGAAAAGTCTTTATTGATTTCAGCCAAACGTATGGCCGGCCGTAACGCTCAAGGGAAAATAACTGTACGCCATCAAGGCGGCGGAGCCAATAAAAAGATCCGCGTGATTGATTATCGTCGCGATAAGTTTGATGTGCCTGCCGTGGTTAAGACGATTGAGTATGATCCAGGCAGAAATGCCCGTATCGCTTTACTGGCTTATGCCGATGGCGAGAAACGTTATATTGTGGCACCTCAGGGTTTGCAAGTCGGTGAAACTGTCTTGAGCTCACAGAATAAAATTGAATATAAATCAGGCAATGCCATGCCTCTTAAGCATATTCCCGCTGGCGTTGTTGTTTATAATGTGGAGATTCTGCCCGGTCGCGGCGGCCAATTGGCTCGCGGTGCCGGCACTGGCGTTAATTTGATGGGTTTTGACCGCGGTTTTGCTCAACTTAAGATGCCATCGGGAGAAGTTCGCTTGGTGCCTGAGACGGCTTTGGCGGTTATCGGCATAGTGTCTAATCCTGATTTTAAGAATATTCGCTGGGGCAAAGCCGGCAGGATGCGCCATCGTGGCATCAAGCCGACGGTTCGAGGCAAGGTTATGAATCCGGTTGATCATCCTCATGGTGGCGGTGAAGGCGTAAACCCGATTGGGTTGAAGCATCCTAAGACTCCTTGGGGCAAACCAGCTCTAGGCGTTAAAACCAGAAAACAAAAGAAGGCATCCGGTAAGTTTATTCTAAGCCGACGTCCATCCCGAAAAAAGAAAAAATAAAAATTAGTCAAAAGCTAAAAATCTATAAAGCTGAAAGAAATAATAATCTGTTAATGAATTGACTTTATAGACTTTAGACTTTCAGACTTTATAAATAATATTTATGTCTAGAAGCCTTAAAAAAGGTCCCTACGTCGATCCCAAACTGTTAAAGAAAGTCCAAAACACCCCCAAGGGTGCTAAGGTTGTCATTAAAACCTGGGCCAGAAGCAGTACGATTACTCCGGAAATGGTTGGTTTGACTTTTGGCGTGCATAACGGCAAAGAACATTTGCCGGTGTTTGTGGTAGAAAACATGGTCGGCCACAAGCTAGGGGAATTTTCTCCGACTAAGAAGTTTTTCCGTCATGGCGGCAAAATCCAAAAAGCCATTGAACAGGGAGCCAAAGTTTAAACTATATGCAAGTTATCGCTAAAATGAACAATTTGAGAATAAGTTATCGTAAGGTGAGATTAGTGGCTAATCTGATTAACGGTTTGACTGTGGAAAAAGCCTTGATGCAATTAACTTTCAGCAAGAAAGCGGCGGCTAAGGAATTATTAAAATTACTTAAATCCGCTATTGCTAATGCCAAGGAGAATTATGATTTGACCCCGGATAATTTGAAGATTGCCTCGATTACGGTTGATGCCGGTCCGGTATTGAAACGTTGGCAGCCCAGAGCTTTCGGTCGCGCCACGCCTCTTCGTAAGGAATCATCCAAGATCAAAGTAATTTTGGAAGAAATTGTCGCTTCCGGTAAGGCTAAAAAGGAAAAGAAGACTGATACCTCTGATATTATTAAGGTCGGAACCGGAGAGTTTGATGAACTCAAAGATATCGCTGGCAAACAGGAAGGCAAGAAAGAGATAAGGAAAGCCAAAGCTAGCGATAGGGGATTCGCCTCTAAAATTTTGAATAGGAAAACAGGTAGCAAATAAGAAATAAGAATTAAAAAGTTATCGGCTATAAGCTATCCGCCAGCTGGCGGAGCTACAAGCCATAAGCTAATATTTATGGGTCAAAAAGTTAATGCCAAAGGTTTACGGCTAAATATCAATAAAACTTGGGAATCGCGTTGGTTTACAGAGAATGATTTTTCCGAGTATCTGAAACAGGATGTCCGCATCCGCAGGTTTGTGATGAAAAAATTCCGTAATCTGGGAATCTCCAAAGTCGAAATGGAACGCTCACCAAACGCCATTGTTTTGAATATCCACGCCTCCCGCCCCGGATTGATTATCGGTCGCGGCGGTTCTGGAGCTGAAGATTTGAAGAAGGAGATTAAGGATAAATTCCTTAAAGATGATTTCAGCCGCAAGAAGGGGTTAAAGAATATCAATGTCAATATTCTGGAGTTAAGCGATCCTAACTTGGACTCTGCTTCTCTTATTCAGTCTATGGCAAGCGATATTGAAAAACGCATTCCTTTTCGTCGTGTTGTCAAACAAGCCATGGGTCGGGCGGAAAAGGCCGGCGCCAAAGGCATTAAGGTTATCATTACCGGACGTCTGGATGGGGCGGAAATCGCTCGTCGCGAGCTTTTTCTGTACGGTAAAGTGCCTCTACATACCTTGCGCGCCGATATTGATTATTGTCGCGGCATTGCCCAGACTATTTACGGCACTATCGGAATCAAGGTGTGGATCTATAAAGGCGATATCTTTAATGACAAGGAAAGTAATAAGCAAAAGTAATAAATAATTAATTTAAACAAGTTAATAATTACGGATTACGGATTACGGATTACGGCTTAGGCCTAATTTACAATCCGTAATTGTCAGAATAATGATTCGTAGTTCGTAATTTGAAATTCGTAATTGAATATATGTTGATGCCTAAAAAGTTAGCCCACAGAAAACAACATCGCCCCGATGTCAAAGACGGCGTTGCCACTTCCGGCAACTACGTAGCTTTTGGCTCGTTCGGACTCAAAGCGACAACGGCCGCCTGGGTGTCGGCACAGCAATTGGAAGCGGCTAGACGCGTCTTGGCTAAATATATCCGTCGCGGCGGCAAGAGTTGGATCAGGGTTTTCCCGCACAGCGCCATAACAGCTAAAGGCAGTCAGACCACGATGGGTGGCGGCAAGGGCGCGCCGGAAAAATATATTGCCACAGTCCGTCCGGGGAATATTATTTTCGAGCTTGATGGTATCTCCGAAGTTGAAGCGAGACAAGCCCTAACCTTGGCCGCTTATAAACTGCCGATTAAAGCAAAAGTAGTGAAGAAACAATAATATGAATATCAAGGAATTAAATTTAAAAGAAGTTCCCGAGCTTAAATCGTTGATTAACGATGCCAGAAAAAAACTGGACGAATTGAAATTCAAGGTTCATCAGGGGCAGTTGAAAAGCGTCAGGGAAATTCGTGTCCTAAAGAAGGACATTGCTTTGATTTTGACTGCTTTAGCGTCCAAGAAATAATTAGTTATTTAGCATACATATATGTCTGAGAAGATTTTAAGAAAATTTAAAGGTACAGTGGTGTCGGACAAGATGGCCAAGACTTTAGTCGTGGTGATACAATCTTTTAAGATGCATCCCAAGTACGGTAAACGCTACAAAGTCAGCCGAAAATTCAAAGTGCATGATGAGAAAAACCAGTATCATGAAGGCGACGTGGTGGAATTTGTCGAATGCCGGCCGTTGTCTAAAGACAAGAAATGGCGAGTAATATACAAATAACAGTTAAAAGTCATTAGGATTCATAAGCTAACCATTATATGATTCAGTTAAGATCAATAGTTAAATCAGCGGATAATACCGGCGCCAAACGCTTGGCTGTTTTTCGTGTCTGGGGAGGTTATAAAAAGCGTTATGCCGGGATTGGCGATATTGTCACTATGTCGGTTAAAGAAGCCGTACCCCATTCCGCGGTTAAAAAGGGCGATGTGGTTCATGGTGTTGTGGTCAGGGCCAGAAAGGAAATTCGTCGCGCTGACGGTTCTTATATCCGTTTTGACGATAATGCCGTAGTTTTGATTGATGCCAAGAAAGAAATGCGCGGCACGCGTATTTTCGGGCCGGTTGCCAGAGAACTGAGAAATCTTGGTTACCAGAAGATAATCTCTTTAGCGCCGGAAGTGCTATAGAAAGCTAAAAGTCAAAAGTCCATAAAGCTAAAAGATTAATCCGATACTTATGCCTTTACAGGCTTTCGACTTTACAGGCTTTTAAATAATAATACTATGAAAATAAAAACAGGAGACAAAATAAAGATGCTGGCAGGCAAGGATAAGGGTAAAACCGGTAAGGTCTTGCAGGTAATGACTACAGACAATAAAGTCGTGGTTGAGGGTTTGAATTTGCTGATCAAGCACCAGCGTCCCAAGCGTTCCGGAGAAAAAGGCCAGAGAATACAGTTTCCTTCCGCTGTGGCCATGGCTAAGGTCGCCTTAGTTTGTCCCAAATGCGGCCAGGCCGCCAGAGTTGGTTATAAGATAGTCGAGGATAAGAAGTTTAGATTTTGTAAAAAATGTAAAGAAACAATTTAAATATGACATTACGTTTACAGGAAAAATATAAAAAAGAGGTCGTACCCGCTTTGCAGAAAGAATTCGGCTATAAGAATATTATGGCTGTGCCTAAAGTTACTAAGGTGGTGTTGAATGTCGGCATAAACTCCCGCAATACCGATAGTGGCTTTCTTGATGCTGTGGAAAATACTTTAACCAGAATCAGCGGCCAAAAACCGGTTCGCACTAAAGCTAGAAAAGCCATCTCTGCCTTTAAAGTTCGGGAAGATATGGTAGTCGGCGTAGTCGTGACTTTACGTGGTCGAAGGATGTATGATTTTTTGGACAAATTGATTAATGTTTCTTTGCCTCGCATCCGTGATTTCCGCGGTATGTCAGAAAAAAATATTGACCAACAAGGCAATCTGACAGTCGGTTTTAAAGAACATATTGTTTTTCCGGAAATCCGCTCTGATGAAGTTGAGCGTATCCATGGCTTGCAAGTTACTGTTACTACTAATGCCGGAGAACAGAAAGCTGGCAGTGAATTATTCCGCTTACTGGGTTTTCCTTTCCAAAAGAAACAATAA includes:
- the rplV gene encoding 50S ribosomal protein L22 is translated as MQVIAKMNNLRISYRKVRLVANLINGLTVEKALMQLTFSKKAAAKELLKLLKSAIANAKENYDLTPDNLKIASITVDAGPVLKRWQPRAFGRATPLRKESSKIKVILEEIVASGKAKKEKKTDTSDIIKVGTGEFDELKDIAGKQEGKKEIRKAKASDRGFASKILNRKTGSK
- the rpmC gene encoding 50S ribosomal protein L29; amino-acid sequence: MNIKELNLKEVPELKSLINDARKKLDELKFKVHQGQLKSVREIRVLKKDIALILTALASKK
- the rplE gene encoding 50S ribosomal protein L5, which encodes MTLRLQEKYKKEVVPALQKEFGYKNIMAVPKVTKVVLNVGINSRNTDSGFLDAVENTLTRISGQKPVRTKARKAISAFKVREDMVVGVVVTLRGRRMYDFLDKLINVSLPRIRDFRGMSEKNIDQQGNLTVGFKEHIVFPEIRSDEVERIHGLQVTVTTNAGEQKAGSELFRLLGFPFQKKQ
- the rpsC gene encoding 30S ribosomal protein S3, which codes for MGQKVNAKGLRLNINKTWESRWFTENDFSEYLKQDVRIRRFVMKKFRNLGISKVEMERSPNAIVLNIHASRPGLIIGRGGSGAEDLKKEIKDKFLKDDFSRKKGLKNINVNILELSDPNLDSASLIQSMASDIEKRIPFRRVVKQAMGRAEKAGAKGIKVIITGRLDGAEIARRELFLYGKVPLHTLRADIDYCRGIAQTIYGTIGIKVWIYKGDIFNDKESNKQK
- the rplB gene encoding 50S ribosomal protein L2, which encodes MSIKIYKPTTPGRRQTSVLTRQDITATKPEKSLLISAKRMAGRNAQGKITVRHQGGGANKKIRVIDYRRDKFDVPAVVKTIEYDPGRNARIALLAYADGEKRYIVAPQGLQVGETVLSSQNKIEYKSGNAMPLKHIPAGVVVYNVEILPGRGGQLARGAGTGVNLMGFDRGFAQLKMPSGEVRLVPETALAVIGIVSNPDFKNIRWGKAGRMRHRGIKPTVRGKVMNPVDHPHGGGEGVNPIGLKHPKTPWGKPALGVKTRKQKKASGKFILSRRPSRKKKK
- the rplP gene encoding 50S ribosomal protein L16; the encoded protein is MLMPKKLAHRKQHRPDVKDGVATSGNYVAFGSFGLKATTAAWVSAQQLEAARRVLAKYIRRGGKSWIRVFPHSAITAKGSQTTMGGGKGAPEKYIATVRPGNIIFELDGISEVEARQALTLAAYKLPIKAKVVKKQ
- the rplN gene encoding 50S ribosomal protein L14, translating into MIQLRSIVKSADNTGAKRLAVFRVWGGYKKRYAGIGDIVTMSVKEAVPHSAVKKGDVVHGVVVRARKEIRRADGSYIRFDDNAVVLIDAKKEMRGTRIFGPVARELRNLGYQKIISLAPEVL
- the rplX gene encoding 50S ribosomal protein L24; the protein is MKIKTGDKIKMLAGKDKGKTGKVLQVMTTDNKVVVEGLNLLIKHQRPKRSGEKGQRIQFPSAVAMAKVALVCPKCGQAARVGYKIVEDKKFRFCKKCKETI
- the rpsQ gene encoding 30S ribosomal protein S17 — encoded protein: MSEKILRKFKGTVVSDKMAKTLVVVIQSFKMHPKYGKRYKVSRKFKVHDEKNQYHEGDVVEFVECRPLSKDKKWRVIYK
- the rpsS gene encoding 30S ribosomal protein S19 gives rise to the protein MSRSLKKGPYVDPKLLKKVQNTPKGAKVVIKTWARSSTITPEMVGLTFGVHNGKEHLPVFVVENMVGHKLGEFSPTKKFFRHGGKIQKAIEQGAKV